GCTGCCGGCGCCGGCATCGCCCGGCACGGACTCCAGTGGGCCGCCATGGTTGCAGCCGGTGAGCGAAGTACCTTTGCGGTGTACTTGGGGGTGGGCTTCGAACCCCCGACCCTGCCCCTCATTACCGCGTTGCACGGCACCGGGCATCGCGTGCTGTTGCCGGTCTGCGGACCTGACCGGGCCCTCTCCTGGGTCTACTGGACTCCGGCAACCGAATTCGTCCGCAGCAGTTATGCACCCATCGAGGAGCCCGTGGGGGAACAGCACGGCAGTGAGGCGATGGACGGAGTTGCCGGGATCTTTGTCCCTGCCACGGCCGTCGACTTGTCGGGGAACAGGATCGGCCAGGGCGGGGGCTACTATGACAAGTTCCTCGCCGGACTGGAGGCTGCGGGCCGGCCCGTCCCTGCCGCCGCGGTGGTCTTCGACGGCGAAATCCTGCCCGCCGGCACCATCCCAGCAGAGTCCTTTGACCGTAAGGTCCCGGTTGCAGTCACCCCGTCACGCCTCATGCAGCTAATGTGAAGCCCGCCCGTTGCGGATGATAGAATTAGCACTCAGGCCCTGCGACTGCTAAAGGACGAAACCTGCCGAGACACCTCGGCGGTGATTTCCCCCAGGCAGCACGGGACCTGCTCGTTTGTCCCAGAGGAGGATTTCCAGTGCCCACGTATGCATATGCCTGCAAGGACTGCAGCCACGCCTTCGAGATCGTGCAGTCGTTCACCGACAGCTCCCTCACTTCCTGCCCTGAGTGCGAGGGGACCTTGCGCAAGAAGTTCAACAGCGTAGGCGTCGTCTTCAAGGGTTCGGGCTTCTACCGGACGGACTCCCGCGATGCCAAGGGCAGCAGTGTTTCACCTGCCCCGGCAGCCGCCCCGGCGCCTGCCACTGCCGCCGCCAACTGAAATAACGCCGGCGTTTCCGGTTCCAGTCAGGTTCCTCCAGCGAAGTAGCGGTAACAGGGCTGTGCCCTGCCATGGCCGGTTTTCCACATAGGACCTGGCTGTGCTTTCCCGCCATGCGGGGCCTCCGTAGCCTGTCGGTATGCCCTCCATCCTTCGCGCCAACGCACCTTCCTCGCCCCGGCAGAGCTTTGGGACCGGACGCCCGGTCCGCCCGGGGCCATCCGGCGTGCGGCGCTTTTCATCGTGGCTTAACCGCAACCGGAGGCTCGTCGTCGCGCTGTTGCTGTGTGCTGCCGCGGGCATCGCCGTGCAGCAACTGACACCGGCGCCGGCCCACACCGTCACTGCCCTGGCCACTGCCCGAGACCTTGCCGCCGGAACTGCGCTGTCGGGCAATGAGGTGGTACCGGTGAAGGTGCCGCCGGGAATGGTGCCCTCCGGAGCCGTCGCGGACGTCTCCTCCATCCAGGGCAAACAGCTGGCAGCCCCGCTGCGCAAGGGCCAGTTGATCTCCGACACGCAGCTACTCGGACCGGGGCTGCTCGCAGGCACGAAACCCGGGTCTGCAGCGGTGCCCCTGAGGATGGCGGATCCGTCGTCCATCCAGCTCGTGGCGCCGGGCCAGCTGGTCAACATCGTGATGACCAACGGAACCGACTTTGGCAAGACTGCGGAATCGCAAGTACTCGCAGCTGCCGTGCCGGTCCTCTGGACCTCGGGTCAGGGCGGCCAAACCGGACAATGGCTGGGAACCGGAGAAACCGAGGGGCTCATAGTGGTCGCAGCGGATCCGGACCAGGCGCGCCGCCTCGCCGGCTCCTCAACCCAGGGAAAGCTCTTCTTTGTGTTGGTGGGGTCACCGGGCTAGGGGCACCTGGCTTGATTGCCCGGCCGCCCCGTCGCCATCCCGCTGCGGGCTGCTCAGCCCCAGTGCGGCGGCTTCTGCTCCTGAAGCCAGGCGTCGTGGTCGTAGTCAGAAGCGTGATCGCCCCAGCGCTTCGGGTCATCCTCGGCGGCCTTGTTCGGCAGCACTCCTGATGGAGCGCCGACACTGGCCGGCTGACGGGACCTGTCCGCGGCTAAATCGTCAGCCCCGCTGTGGGGGGCCTCCTGCCGGTCCGCTGCACTGCTGTTTGTATCCATGACGTTTTCGTTGATGCCTTCCGATGCTTCAGTGCCGCCGCCGCGGGGCTTATCCGGCGATGCGTCGCGCTGCTCCAAGGATACCGAGTGCGTGTCCCCGTCAGCCACACTGCCGGAGTCGCCACTTTCGGATTCGGCTCCTCCGATTGACCCGTTGTTGCCACGGTCGGCGCTGTTCAGCGTCAGGTTGTCGACGTCGTCCTCGAAGAACGCCTGTGAGGTGGACGAGTAGCCGGTGACAACCGGCTTCTCCAGCCCGAGGTATCCGCCGATGCGGTCGGCGCAGGCGGACGGGTCGGTGAAGACCTCGATCGTCCACAGCGGCATGTAGCGCCAGCCAAGCCGTTCCAGCAGTTGTGGCCGGAGCCTGCTCCGTTCCCGGACGCTCATGCGCCGGTACTGCTCAGTTCCGTCGGACTCGATTGCCACGGGCCGGGGGATTTCGGCGTCATCATGGCCAATTGAATTCACCGGATCGGCGGCAGCGGCAACGTCAAGCACGCCGTCATACTGATGCCAGACCCGGGCTCCGCGGGCACGCAGCCTGTCAGCCAGGTCTGCCACGAGGGGGTCGGCCCCAAGCGCCTGCTCGCTCGCCGCGGCGCGGGACGCGGGCGTGCCCAGGTCGGTGTTGCCGGCAATCTCGCGGTCGAGCAGTTCATAGAAGTCGAGGGCGCCGTGGCTGAGGCGGCTGACGTCCAGGTCTTCGGGTGTAAAGCAGCTGAGCACATGCAGCGAACGCCGGGCACGGGTCATGGCCAGCGCAAACTTCGCCCGGCCGCCTTCGGCGGACAGCGGCCCGAAGTTGTGTAGCGCGCGGCCGTGCGGCGTGCGGCCGTAACCCGGGGAGAAGATCACATGGTCGCGGACCAGGCCCTGGGCCCGTTCCAGGTCAACCACCCGGAAGGATTCGGGGCCGGCTGTGAAGAAACTTGCCAGCAGCGGGTAGTTGGGCAGCTGCAACCGAATGGCCTCGCCGATGCGTGCGGCGTGGCGGAGGCTGGCCGTGACCACGGCGAGGGAGGTTCTTGGCCGCAAGCGGGCATGCTCGAACACGAGGTCAACCACCCGGTTGACCTCGGCCACGGCGGACTCCACGCCTTCCTGATCGGCGCTCGGCAGACCGGTGCCGTCCGGCAGGTACTCCACCAGCAGCGCACGGTCCAGCCCGGTGGCAGTCTGCCCCTCGGGGAGCCGGTGCAGTTGGCCGTCATAGAAACTCTTGCTCAGCTGCAGCACGAGGTCCTCGTCGACTGCCCGGTACGCGCAAGTCAGGCGCCGGGTCGGCAACACCGAGGACAGCGCCGTGTAGGCACTCTCCACGCTTTGGTGGGCGGTCTCGCCGGCAGCCAACCGCTCGACGCCGACCGTAAACGTGCGGGGGCTGGCGATCTTGTCGTCGCCGAAGGCGATCACCTGCCTGGCCCGGGCAATGGCCGGAAGGACTGCCTGAAGGGAGGTCGCTTCGGCGTCGAGGATTACTACGGCATCGAACTTCTGCTCAGCCGGCAGCAGGCCGGTCATGAGGTAGGGGCTCACCGACCACACCGGCACCAGCATGGGGACCAGGGCCGGCGCCTGCGCCGTCAGGGCGGCAAGGGTAACCCGGCCGTCCTTCAGGAGGCTCCGGAGCAGGTCCGCCTGCCGCGGGTTCTCGGCAATGCCGGCACGCCACCGTTCGGACAGCGTCCACCGCAGCCGTGCCGCGCCGCTGGCGATGTGGGCGTTGTCAGCCAGGCGGTATTCGGCTTCGAGCTGGCGCAGGGCATCGCCGTCGGACATCGCCAGGTAGTCGTCCCCGCTGATCATCGCTTCAAGGGCTGACTGCCACCAGGCAAGATCCAGCTCTGCCGCGACTGATTCGGCGGGCACTTCCCGCTCCGCCAGGTCCGCGAGCAGTTCCCCGAGTCCGTGCTCACGCATGTTCTCGATGAGAAGCGTCCGCTCCGGTAGCGTCTTGAGCGTCCGGGTGTCGGCAACCAGCCGCTCCAGGCGTTCCATCAGTTCCTCGTAGGGCGTGTGCTGAAGGTCTCCGCCCGCCTCGGTGTGCTTAATGGCCGCACCCAGCTGGGCAAGTTCACGGTCCAGGCTGCGGTACATCACGTTCACTTCGCCCAGGCCGGACGGCACTGCGGGGTGCCGCTGCGTTGTGGCGTAGTCCGCCCACAGAGCCCGCTGCTCCTGGACGAGCACCAGCGAACTGTGGAGGTCGGCGATGTGCACGCCGGGACGGACGTATTCCTTCGCCACGCGGCGCAGCCGGGACCGCTGCATGGATGGCATGTCGATGTTGCGTTCGCGGCGCCACGGGGAGGTGGCTGTCGCGGAGATGAGGTCGTGGACCGGCCGGTCGAAGATGTCCGGGGTGAACTTGTCCAGGCTCTCCCTGACTGCCATCAGCAACTCGAGCTGGGCACCCCATTCGTGGAAGGTGGTACCAAGGCGGATCTGGGCGTGCTCGGCTACTTCGTTCATGCGGTGGCGCAGCACTGGCAGGTTCTTCTCAACCGAGCGCGCAACGTCCTGCGCCTCTTCGGTCTCCTTGCGGGTCAGGAGCCGCGCGCCGTGCCAGGGGCTGGCCGTGGAAGCCCGGCTGAAACTGCCCAGTTCAGCTGCACGGCGAAGGCGTCCGGCCAGTTCCTCGCGGTCGCGGATATTGTCCAGCACACTACGCTTCAGGCGCACAGTGGTGGCGGGCGGCGTCGGCTGGATGGAGGTCAGCTCGGCCAGCGACTGCATGGCCTGATAGGGCGAGCAGCCCCACCGCTGGCGGACGTTGTGGAGCGACGCCACGTGGTCCATGAGGGCATGCCGGTGCTCCGCCAGCGTGGTGTGCAGGTTGTCGAGCTGGGGCTGAAGCGACTTCTCATTCCGGACAATGGCGCGCACCAGCTGGCCCTTGAGCTGCAGGGGCGTCGCCGTACCGGAGAGCGCAAACAAGATGGACTCCAGGCCCAGCGTCTCCAGCTGGCCCCCGATCTCGCTGAGGCTTGCCCGGCGGTCGCCCACCACCAGCACGGTCTTTCCTTCGTCCACCAGGGCCCCGATGGTGTTGATGGCAGTCTGGGTCTGCCCTGTGCCTGGCGGGCTGCTGACGAGGAGGGAGTCGCCGGCGCGCACGGCGTCCACCACATACTGCTGGTCGGCGTCGGCGTCGAGAAGCAAGAGCTCATCAGCGGGGTCCCGCTGGTCAATATCCTGGAAGCGGTCCTCGGCGAGCTGGGCCACTTCCACGGCATCCCCGGCCGCAGCACGGGCCAGGGCCGCCACGATGGGGTTGTTCTGGTTGATCCACGGATCATCGAGGTTGCCGGAAAGGTCCGCGAACGTGGAAACGAGGAGGTTGTGCTCCACCTCGGCGCCGTGGATGGGCTTGATGAGCGTCCCCAGGCGGTCCAGGACGGGCTGGGGATCGAACCGTGCCGTGCTGTAGGCCATCCGGGTCACAGCGTTGACATCGAAAACTATGCCGTGGATGGTCTTCAGGTGCCTGATAAGAGCAGGATTGATCTGGGCCTGCTCCGTCAGCTGGAGTTCGTAGTCGTCTTCGCCAGGACGGACGGTGAGGGAAATGGCGGTCAGCATTACCGGCGCAGACACGCGCTGGGGCTTTCCGCCCACAGCGGACGTCCAAGACACCGTTCCGGCCGAAAAATACCCGGCGTCGATGCCGCGGTCGTTGCTGAGCTCAAAAATCTTGGAGCGGAGGTTGCGCGAAGCCCTCGCCGCAACGACGTACTGATCGTGGTCGCGGATCAGCGTGGACAGGCGCGTGCGCCGCCCCGCCATAAGCTGCGCCAATCCGGACGGATGCGCATGCGTGATGTCGATGGAACCTTCCGGCGTTTTGGTGAAACGCAGCATCGTGTCTGCTCCGGTGACCGGCTTAAGCCCCGACAGCCACTTCCTGAGCTCCTCGGAGCCCTCTGGGAGGCCTTGAACAACTGACACTTCTGCCTTCTTTTCTGCGTTTGCACGTGACGCCCTGGACCATACCGGCATACTTTCGAGCGTAGCCCGTATCGGGGCCCAGTGAGAGACCGCAACACTGGAGCGGGCCAAAATTGCGCCGGATTTGGGGAGAATAAAACAAAGTGGCCGGCCTCATCGCTGAGGCCGGCCACTCAAAGTGCTATTCCCACTCGATGGTTCCCGGCGGCTTGCTGGTCACGTCCAGCACCACCCGGTTGACGCCTTCCACCTCATTGGTGATGCGGTTGGAGATCTTTGCCAGCAACTCGTACGGAAGCCGTGACCAGTCGGCGGTCATGGCGTCCTCGGACGAAACGGGACGCAGGACGATCGGATGGCCGTAGGTCCGGCCATCACCCTGGACACCGACGCTGCGGACATCCGCCAGCAGCACGACCGGCATCTGCCACACCTCGTTGTCAAGGCCGGCCGCAGTGAGCTCGGCACGGGCTATCGCGTCGGCCTTGCGGAGCAGGTCCAGGCGTTCCTTGGTCACTTCGCCGACGATGCGGATGCCGAGGCCTGGCCCCGGGAAGGGCTGGCGGCCCACGATCTCCTGCGGCAGCCCCAGCTGGGCGCCCACCGCACGGACTTCGTCCTTGAACAGCGCACGAAGCGGCTCGACGAGTTCGAACTGCAGGTCCTCCGGCAGGCCGCCCACGTTGTGGTGGCTCTTGATGTTGGCCGCACCTTCGCCGCCGCCGGATTCGACGACGTCCGGGTACAGGGTCCCCTGGACCAGGAACTTGATCTTCTCACCGTGGGCAGCCGCCTCGGCGATGATGGCAAGCTCCGCTTCCTCGAATGCACGGATGAATTCGCGGCCGATGATCTTGCGCTTGGTCTC
Above is a window of Arthrobacter sp. FB24 DNA encoding:
- a CDS encoding FmdB family zinc ribbon protein, giving the protein MPTYAYACKDCSHAFEIVQSFTDSSLTSCPECEGTLRKKFNSVGVVFKGSGFYRTDSRDAKGSSVSPAPAAAPAPATAAAN
- the cpaB gene encoding Flp pilus assembly protein CpaB, whose amino-acid sequence is MPSILRANAPSSPRQSFGTGRPVRPGPSGVRRFSSWLNRNRRLVVALLLCAAAGIAVQQLTPAPAHTVTALATARDLAAGTALSGNEVVPVKVPPGMVPSGAVADVSSIQGKQLAAPLRKGQLISDTQLLGPGLLAGTKPGSAAVPLRMADPSSIQLVAPGQLVNIVMTNGTDFGKTAESQVLAAAVPVLWTSGQGGQTGQWLGTGETEGLIVVAADPDQARRLAGSSTQGKLFFVLVGSPG
- a CDS encoding ATPase AAA produces the protein MPVWSRASRANAEKKAEVSVVQGLPEGSEELRKWLSGLKPVTGADTMLRFTKTPEGSIDITHAHPSGLAQLMAGRRTRLSTLIRDHDQYVVAARASRNLRSKIFELSNDRGIDAGYFSAGTVSWTSAVGGKPQRVSAPVMLTAISLTVRPGEDDYELQLTEQAQINPALIRHLKTIHGIVFDVNAVTRMAYSTARFDPQPVLDRLGTLIKPIHGAEVEHNLLVSTFADLSGNLDDPWINQNNPIVAALARAAAGDAVEVAQLAEDRFQDIDQRDPADELLLLDADADQQYVVDAVRAGDSLLVSSPPGTGQTQTAINTIGALVDEGKTVLVVGDRRASLSEIGGQLETLGLESILFALSGTATPLQLKGQLVRAIVRNEKSLQPQLDNLHTTLAEHRHALMDHVASLHNVRQRWGCSPYQAMQSLAELTSIQPTPPATTVRLKRSVLDNIRDREELAGRLRRAAELGSFSRASTASPWHGARLLTRKETEEAQDVARSVEKNLPVLRHRMNEVAEHAQIRLGTTFHEWGAQLELLMAVRESLDKFTPDIFDRPVHDLISATATSPWRRERNIDMPSMQRSRLRRVAKEYVRPGVHIADLHSSLVLVQEQRALWADYATTQRHPAVPSGLGEVNVMYRSLDRELAQLGAAIKHTEAGGDLQHTPYEELMERLERLVADTRTLKTLPERTLLIENMREHGLGELLADLAEREVPAESVAAELDLAWWQSALEAMISGDDYLAMSDGDALRQLEAEYRLADNAHIASGAARLRWTLSERWRAGIAENPRQADLLRSLLKDGRVTLAALTAQAPALVPMLVPVWSVSPYLMTGLLPAEQKFDAVVILDAEATSLQAVLPAIARARQVIAFGDDKIASPRTFTVGVERLAAGETAHQSVESAYTALSSVLPTRRLTCAYRAVDEDLVLQLSKSFYDGQLHRLPEGQTATGLDRALLVEYLPDGTGLPSADQEGVESAVAEVNRVVDLVFEHARLRPRTSLAVVTASLRHAARIGEAIRLQLPNYPLLASFFTAGPESFRVVDLERAQGLVRDHVIFSPGYGRTPHGRALHNFGPLSAEGGRAKFALAMTRARRSLHVLSCFTPEDLDVSRLSHGALDFYELLDREIAGNTDLGTPASRAAASEQALGADPLVADLADRLRARGARVWHQYDGVLDVAAAADPVNSIGHDDAEIPRPVAIESDGTEQYRRMSVRERSRLRPQLLERLGWRYMPLWTIEVFTDPSACADRIGGYLGLEKPVVTGYSSTSQAFFEDDVDNLTLNSADRGNNGSIGGAESESGDSGSVADGDTHSVSLEQRDASPDKPRGGGTEASEGINENVMDTNSSAADRQEAPHSGADDLAADRSRQPASVGAPSGVLPNKAAEDDPKRWGDHASDYDHDAWLQEQKPPHWG
- a CDS encoding 5-formyltetrahydrofolate cyclo-ligase — its product is MPSKEEIRSAHRSQRATFSPAALDAAGAGIARHGLQWAAMVAAGERSTFAVYLGVGFEPPTLPLITALHGTGHRVLLPVCGPDRALSWVYWTPATEFVRSSYAPIEEPVGEQHGSEAMDGVAGIFVPATAVDLSGNRIGQGGGYYDKFLAGLEAAGRPVPAAAVVFDGEILPAGTIPAESFDRKVPVAVTPSRLMQLM